The Setaria italica strain Yugu1 chromosome IX, Setaria_italica_v2.0, whole genome shotgun sequence genome has a window encoding:
- the LOC101772268 gene encoding ultraviolet-B receptor UVR8, producing MDVDDVLSNLRVVGVPTKSAIYIWGYNHSGQTARKGKECHLRIPKSLPPKLFKLGNGESLRWTDIACGREHTAAVASDGSLFTWGANDFGQLGDGTEESAKEPKKVKSLETELVKSVSCGAHCTAAVAEPRENDGTVSKSRLWVWGQNQGSDYPRLFWGAFTPDTVIKQVSCGAVHVVALSEDGLLQAWGYNEYGQLGRGCTSQGLQGARVLTAYARFLDDAPEQVKIVRVSCGEYHTAAISENGEVYTWGLGSMGQLGHCSLQSGDKELIPRRIVALDRIIIRDVSCGGVHSCAVTEGGALYAWGGGHVGQLGVGPQSGLFSCSLNGSDMLLRNIPVLVIPSGVRLATCGHSHTLVSMKDGRIYGWGYNSYGQAANAKSTYAWFPSPVDWCVGEVRRLAAGGGHSAVLTDACSLKELCEFKLAETVNLSNAELIEDVASRTGADALARLCEKLREHVHDQVECELLEKQVPGEVKAKAG from the exons ATGGATGTAGATGATGTGCTCAGCAACCTGCGTGTTGTTGGTGTTCCAACAAAAAGCGCAATTTACATATGGGGTTATAACCACAGTGGCCAGACTGCGCGAAAGGGCAAGGAGTGCCACTTGAGGATCCCCAAGAGCCTCCCTCCTAAACTATTCAAATTGGGGAATGGGGAGAGCCTAAGGTGGACCGATATTGCATGTGGTCGTGAGCACACTGCTGCAGTTGCTTCTGACGGATCACTCTTCACCTGGG GTGCTAATGACTTTGGCCAGTTGGGAGATGGGACCGAGGAGAGTGCAAAGGAACCCAAGAAAGTCAAGTCACTGGAGACAGAGCTTGTAAAATCGGTATCTTGTGGTGCACATTGTACAGCTGCTGTTGCTGAGCCTCGAGAAAACGATGGCACGGTGTCCAAAAGCAGACTTTGGGTTTGGGGACAAAATCAG GGTTCAGATTATCCTCGCCTTTTTTGGGGAGCTTTCACACCAGACACA GTGATTAAGCAGGTTTCTTGTGGAGCTGTTCATGTTGTGGCTCTATCTGAGGATGGTTTGCTGCAAGCATGGG GCTACAATGAGTATGGTCAGCTTGGCAGAGGCTGTACTTCTCAAGGACTTCAGGGAGCTCGTGTATTAACTGCTTATGCAAGATTCCTTGATGACGCCCCTGAGCAAGTGAAGATTGTTAGGGTGTCATGTGGCGAGTACCATACAGCGGCTATATCAGAAAATGGGGAGGT GTATACTTGGGGACTGGGAAGCATGGGGCAGCTTGGCCATTGCTCCCTCCAGTCTGGAGACAAGGAGCTGATCCCTAGGCGAATTGTTGCCCTTGATAGAATAATAATTAGAGACGTGTCTTGTGGAGGCGTTCACTCTTGTGCTGTAACTGAAGGTGGAGCTCTCTATGCATGGGGTGGAGGACATGTGGGCCAGCTGGGTGTCGGGCCCCAGAGTGGCTTATTCTCTTGCTCTCTTAATGGATCTGACATGCTACTTCGCAATATCCCAGTCCTGGTCATACCATCAGGTGTTCGTCTTGCTACCTGTGGGCACTCTCACACACTTGTATCTATGAAAGATGGCCGTATATATGGGTGGGGCTATAATAGCTATGGTCAGGCGGCAAATGCAAAATCTACTTATGCTTGGTTCCCCTCTCCAGTTGATTG GTGTGTTGGTGAGGTGAGGAGACTTGCTGCTGGAGGTGGACATTCAGCTGTTCTGACTGATGCATGTTCGTTAAAAGAGCTGTGTGAGTTCAAGCTAGCAGAGACTGTAAACCTTTCTAATGCTGAGCTAATAGAAGATGTTGCATCACGGACTGGTGCTGATGCCTTGGCACGCTTGTGTGAGAAACTAAG GGAACATGTGCATGATCAAGTAGAATGTGAGCTCCTGGAAAAGCAAGTTCCTGGAGAAGTCAAAGCTAAGGCCGGTTAG
- the LOC101773080 gene encoding uncharacterized protein LOC101773080 isoform X2, with the protein MARRLPALCGGGGRATATRVIRRKRVQRGVTYSSSSRQLAVAALAGAGGGKSSKSSPGGGGCYVNGNGALMVEVGGAGAGAGGKRKDGGGRRVMVLADGRAEAAGALQWALSQAVRSNDTVVLLTVVKPVAQDVSDSCVKMLGTKSQQHLEAFKTLCESTRPEVKVETCAVEAEERAPAVVEAARRHGASLLVLGQRRRRAVARWLQALWRRRWRGGSTGSGGTMVEYCIEHAPCVALAVRRRSSGGYLVSSKRHKDFWLLA; encoded by the exons ATGGCCAGGAGGCTGCCGGCGctgtgcggcggcggtggccgggcgacggcgacgcgggtGATCAGGAGGAAGCGGGTGCAGCGGGGGGTGACCTACTCCTCGTCCTCCAGGCAGCTCGCCGTGGCGGCactggccggcgccggcggcggcaagagcagtaagagtagtccaggaggaggagggtgctaCGTCAATGGCAACGGCGCGCTGATGGTGGaggtgggcggcgccggcgccggcgcggggggcAAGaggaaggacggcggcgggcggcgggtgaTGGTGCTGGCCGACGGCCgcgccgaggcggcgggcgcgctCCAGTGGGCGCTGTCGCAGGCCGTCCGGAGCAACGACACCGTCGTCCTCCTCACCGTCGTCAAGCCGGTCGCCCAAGACG TAAGTGATTCCTGCGTGAAGATGCTGGGGACGAAGAGCCAGCAGCACCTGGAGGCGTTCAAGACCCTGTGTGAATCAACAAGGCCAGAG GTGAAGGTGGAGACGTGCGCGGTGGAGGCGGAAGAGCgcgcgccggcggtggtggaggcggcgaggcggcaCGGCGCGTCGCTGCTCGTGCTgggccagcgccggcggcgagcggtggcgcggTGGCTGCAggcgctgtggcggcggcggtggcgcgggggcTCCACCGGCAGCGGCGGGACGATGGTGGAGTACTGCATCGAGCACGCGCCGTGCGTGGCGCTGGCCGTGCGGCGGAGGAGCTCCGGCGGTTACCTCGTCTCCAGCAAGCGCCACAAGGACTTCTGGCTCCTCGCCTAG
- the LOC101771858 gene encoding uncharacterized protein LOC101771858, whose protein sequence is MASDTGKKLIQIDVSSDTVCPWCFVGKKNLEKAMEQSKDKFDFEVRWHPFFLNPDAPKEGIRKSDFYKMKFGPAQFERATSRMTEIFRGLGLEYDMSGLTGNTMDSHRLITLAGHQGYGKQNALVEELFQSYFCQGKYIGDKQVLLDAARKVGIEGAEELLEDPTRGVDEVQEELNKYSSGISGVPHFVINGKYQLSGGQPPSTFMRAFEMAAKDGA, encoded by the exons ATGGCTTCAGACACTGGGAAGAAGCTCATCCAGATTGACGTGAGCTCGGATACAGTGTGCCCTTGGTGTTTTGTTGGTAAAAAGAACCTCGAGAAAGCGATGGAGCAAAGCAAGGACAAGTTTGATTTTGAG GTTCGTTGGCATCCGTTCTTTCTGAACCCTGATGCGCCTAAGGAAGGCATCAGGAAATCTGACTTTTACAAGATGAAATTCGGCCCTGCTCAATTTGAGCGTGCAACATCTCGCATGACAGAG ATATTTCGAGGACTTGGACTTGAATATGACATGTCAGGGTTGAC TGGGAATACAATGGATAGCCATAGGCTCATAACACTTGCTGGACATCAAGGCTATGGCAAGCAAAATGCTCTTGTAGAAGAATTATTCCAGAGTTACTTTTGCCAAGGAAAGTATATCGGTGACAA GCAGGTTTTGTTGGATGCTGCAAGAAAGGTGGGCATAGAAGGCGCAGAAGAGCTGCTTGAAGACCCTACCAGAGGAGTCGATGAG GTTCAGGAAGAACTCAACAAGTATTCATCTGGTATTTCCGGTGTCCCTCACTTTGTG ATCAATGGAAAATATCAACTCAGTGGTGGCCAGCCTCCAAGTACATTCATGAGGGCGTTTGAGATGGCTGCAAAGGATGGAGCTTAA
- the LOC101772672 gene encoding E3 ubiquitin-protein ligase At3g02290 yields the protein MGSLLCCLRYPEDGSVAPPVCCFCLPWPFVYHGVDSGSAARHRGDTRVAPDRGRIPLAACTSAGQVDSMDTFRAPPRPLPYDDPRFSPPMVQHPIVSGHDKSSTHFQKPGQLTERKNTDIGSTCTSQKVDGSSVKHHLGGSRIDGIQVSDSSDNEDDCPICLEEYGYENPKIALQCNHNFHLSCIYEWMERSQACPVCAKVMLFNDDE from the exons ATGGGGTCCCTGCTGTGCTGCCTGCGCTACCCAGAGGACGGCTCGGTGGCGCCGCCCGTCTGCTGCTTCTGCCTGCCATGGCCTTTCGTTTACCACGGCGTGGACTCG GGCTCTGCTGCTCGTCACAGAGGTGATACACGGGTCGCTCCTGATCGTGGAAGGATTCCTCTTGCAGCTTGCACCTCTGCAGGACAAGTAGATTCAATGGATACTTTCCGCGCTCCTCCAAGGCCTTTGCCTTATGATGATCCTCGATTCAGCCCTCCGATGGTGCAACACCCAATAGTGTCAGGACACGACAAATCATCAACACATTTTCAGAAACCTGGACAACTTACAGAAAGAAAGAATACTGATATTGGATCAACTTGCACATCTCAAAAGGTTGATGGGTCATCAGTAAAACATCACTTAGGAGGTTCAAGAATTGATGGAATACAAGTCTCTGATTCTTCTGACAATGAGGATGACTGTCCTATATGCCTAGAAG AATATGGTTATGAGAATCCAAAGATTGCATTGCAGTGCAACCATAATTTCCACCTTAGTTGCATTTACGAATGGATGGAAAGAAGTCAAGCTTGCCCAGTCTGCGCAAAG GTTATGTTGTTCAACGATGATGAATGA
- the LOC101773777 gene encoding BTB/POZ and MATH domain-containing protein 1: protein MSTAASTTSGGTPLRSASAIVAVTESGQHLLRIDGYSHTTGIPTGSDIKSSPFRVGGHSWRISYYPGAQTSSWPYYNCISLSLRLDDDAAKPQGVVRARHSFSLLDREGKPGPYFTNNGNKTLANWGTPAFIHRSELETSEHLHGDSFTIRCDVTVVKDIQTKSVGAAPAVPPPPDLNRDLGGLLATGEAADVAFEVDGKAFMAHRCVLMARSPVFRAELSGLQAAAEGSTAGGGSVITVRIEDMEAQDFEALLRYVYTDSLPEEMEEQGEAAAMLPDLVAAANRYEMERLRLLCEDKLRELVDVRTVALMLVFAGEHHCHGLKEACLRFLDDPANLREVVKVNGLEHLSKSCPSVVEDLIAKLAAAP, encoded by the coding sequence ATGTCGACGGCCGCGTCCACCACCAGCGGCGGCACGCCGCTGCGGTCGGCGTCAGCCATCGTCGCCGTGACCGAGAGCGGCCAGCACCTGCTGAGGATCGACGGCTACTCCCACACCACGGGTATCCCCACCGGCAGCGACATCAAGTCCTCACCTTTCCGCGTCGGAGGCCACAGCTGGCGCATCAGCTACTACCCTGGCGCCCAAACCTCGTCGTGGCCCTACTACAACTgcatctccctctccctccggcTCGACGACGACGCTGCCAAGCCCCAGGGCGTCGTCAGAGCCCGGCACTCGTTCAGCTTGCTCGATCGCGAGGGAAAGCCGGGGCCCTACTTCACCAACAACGGGAACAAAACCCTCGCCAATTGGGGCACCCCGGCCTTCATCCACAGGAGCGAGCTCGAGACATCCGAGCACCTCCATGGCGACAGCTTCACGATAAGGTGCGACGTCACGGTCGTGAAGGATATCCAGACGAAGAGCGTCGGCGCAGCAccggcggtgccgccgccgccggacctgAACCGTGACCTGGGCGgcctcctcgccaccggggaggccGCGGACGTGGCGTTCGAGGTGGACGGCAAGGCTTTCATGGCGCACCGCTGCGTGCTCATGGCCCGATCCCCGGTGTTCCGCGCCGAGCTATCCGGCCTgcaggcggcggccgaggggagcacggccggcggcggctctgtCATCACCGTGCGGATCGAGGACATGGAAGCACAGGATTTCGAGGCTTTGCTCCGCTACGTGTACACCGACTCGTTGCCGGAGGAGATGGAAGaacaaggggaagcggcggcgatgCTCCCGGACCTGGTTGCGGCGGCGAACAGGTACGAGATGGAGAGGCTAAGGCTGCTCTGTGAAGACAAGCTGCGCGAGCTCGTGGACGTGAGGACCGTGGCGCTCATGCTCGTGTTCGCCGGGGAGCACCATTGCCATGGGCTTAAGGAGGCGTGCTTGCGATTCCTCGATGATCCGGCAAATCTAAGAGAGGTCGTGAAGGTGAACGGTCTCGAGCATCTGAGCAAGAGCTGCCCCTCCGTTGTGGAGGACCTGATCGCCAAGCTTGCTGCAGCACCGTAG
- the LOC101773080 gene encoding uncharacterized protein LOC101773080 isoform X1, which yields MARRLPALCGGGGRATATRVIRRKRVQRGVTYSSSSRQLAVAALAGAGGGKSSKSSPGGGGCYVNGNGALMVEVGGAGAGAGGKRKDGGGRRVMVLADGRAEAAGALQWALSQAVRSNDTVVLLTVVKPVAQDAVSDSCVKMLGTKSQQHLEAFKTLCESTRPEVKVETCAVEAEERAPAVVEAARRHGASLLVLGQRRRRAVARWLQALWRRRWRGGSTGSGGTMVEYCIEHAPCVALAVRRRSSGGYLVSSKRHKDFWLLA from the exons ATGGCCAGGAGGCTGCCGGCGctgtgcggcggcggtggccgggcgacggcgacgcgggtGATCAGGAGGAAGCGGGTGCAGCGGGGGGTGACCTACTCCTCGTCCTCCAGGCAGCTCGCCGTGGCGGCactggccggcgccggcggcggcaagagcagtaagagtagtccaggaggaggagggtgctaCGTCAATGGCAACGGCGCGCTGATGGTGGaggtgggcggcgccggcgccggcgcggggggcAAGaggaaggacggcggcgggcggcgggtgaTGGTGCTGGCCGACGGCCgcgccgaggcggcgggcgcgctCCAGTGGGCGCTGTCGCAGGCCGTCCGGAGCAACGACACCGTCGTCCTCCTCACCGTCGTCAAGCCGGTCGCCCAAGACG CAGTAAGTGATTCCTGCGTGAAGATGCTGGGGACGAAGAGCCAGCAGCACCTGGAGGCGTTCAAGACCCTGTGTGAATCAACAAGGCCAGAG GTGAAGGTGGAGACGTGCGCGGTGGAGGCGGAAGAGCgcgcgccggcggtggtggaggcggcgaggcggcaCGGCGCGTCGCTGCTCGTGCTgggccagcgccggcggcgagcggtggcgcggTGGCTGCAggcgctgtggcggcggcggtggcgcgggggcTCCACCGGCAGCGGCGGGACGATGGTGGAGTACTGCATCGAGCACGCGCCGTGCGTGGCGCTGGCCGTGCGGCGGAGGAGCTCCGGCGGTTACCTCGTCTCCAGCAAGCGCCACAAGGACTTCTGGCTCCTCGCCTAG